The segment ACAAATATTAAATTGGAGGAATATTCAGATGAGCAGCATCACAAATGTATCCGAGATTTTCGGAAAGAATGTATTCAATGATTCCGTGATGAGAGAGCGCCTTCCGAAGAATGTCTATTTAAAGCTGAAAAAGACTATTGAAGACGGAACGGAACTGGATCCATCCATTGCGGATGTGGTTGCCCATGCCATGAAGGAGTGGGCTATTGAGCGGGGAGCTACCCATTTTTCACACTGGTTCCAGCCGCTGACAGGCGTTACAGCTGAGAAACATGATTCCTTTATCTCTGTTCCCGGAAGCGATGGGCGGGTTATTATGGAGTTTTCAGGAAAAGAGCTGATCAAGGGAGAGCCGGACGCATCCTCTTTCCCGTCCGGCGGTCTGCGCTCTACCTTTGAGGCAAGAGGCTACACTACCTGGGACTGTACGTCTCCCGCATTCCTGAGGGAGGACACATGGGGAGTGACACTCTACATACCCACAGCCTTCTGTTCCTACCGGGGAGAGGCTCTTGACAAGAAAACACCTCTGCTGCGCTCCATGCAGGCGATCAACGAGCAGTCTCTGAGAGTCCTGCGCCTGTTTGGAAATACGACCTCCAAACGAGTCATCCCCTATGTAGGTCCGGAGCAGGAGTATTTTCTTGTGGATAAGGAGAAATACCTCCAGAGGAAGGATCTGATTTACGCGGGGCGCACCCTGTTTGGAGCTATGCCGCCAAAGGGACAGGAGATGGATGATCATTACTTTGGAAGTATCCGCCCCAGAGTCGGAGCCTTTATGAAAGAAGTCAATGAGGAAATGTGGAGGCTCGGCGTGACAGCCAAGACCCAGCACAATGAGGCTGCTCCGGCGCAGCACGAGCTGGCCCCAATCTACACACAGGTGAACGTGGCCGTTGACCATAACCAGATGATGATGGAGGCACTGAAGAGGATTGCCGGCCATCACGGGCTGACCTGCCTGCTTCATGAGAAGCCGTTTGCAGGGGTGAATGGTTCAGGAAAGCACAATAACTGGTCACTGTCCACAGACGACGGAATTAATCTGTTAAATCCTGGAGATACGCCTCATGACAACATGCAGTTTCTGCTTGTGCTGGCATGTATTATGAAGGCTGTGGATGTGCATGCAGATCTGCTCAGAGAGTCTACGGCAGTGCCTGGAAATGATCACCGTCTGGGGGCGGCAGAAGCTCCGCCAGCGATTATCTCCATTTTCCTCGGAGAGCAGTTAGAGGATGTGGTAGAACAGCTCTGCAGCACCGGAGAGGCCACCCATACAAAACAGGGCGACCGCCTGAGCACCGGAGTTGCCACGCTGCCTAATTTCGTGAAGGATGCGACAGACAGAAACAGAACCTCCCCGTTTGCATTTACGGGAAACAAGTTTGAGTTCCGAATGGTGGGATCCTCTGACTCTGTTTCCTCACCGAATGTGGTTCTCAACACGATTGTGGCAGAGGCTTTTAAGGAGGCTGCCGACGAGCTGGAGAAGGCTGATGATTTTGACATGGCTCTCCACGATTTTATCAAACGCACCATGTCAGAGCACAAGAGAATCATTTTCAGCGGAAACGGCTATTCAGAAGAGTGGGTAGAAGAGGCAGAGCGCCGGGGTCTTCCTAACCTCAAGTGCGGAATCGACTCCGTGGATTCGCTGATCACAGATAAGGCTATCCGCCTGTTTGAGAGCTTTGGCGTATATACAAGAGCAGAGCTGGAGTCCAGAGCTGAGATTGAATACGAATCCTACGCAAAGACTGTGAATATTGAGGCCAAAACCATGATCGACATGGCAGGAAAGCAGATTATTCCGGCGGTGATCCGCTATACGGCAAATCTGGCAGAATCCCTGACTGCTGTACAGACAGCCTGTCCTGAAGCGGACACAAGTGTGCAGAAGGAGCTTCTCCTGGAAGCATCCGATCTGCTGTCTGATATGAAAACTGCCCTTGCCAGGCTGACAGAGGAAACAGAAAAGGCTGCAAAGGTAGAAGGCAACAAGGAGAGGGCTTACGCATATCACGACATTGTAACTGCGGCGATGGAGGAGCTGCGCCGCCCTGCCGACAAGCTGGAAATGATCGTAGATAAGGAGCTTTGGCCGCTGCCAAGCTATGGAGACCTGATCTTTGAGGTATAAGTTCAGGCCATAAATCAGAGAGGAAACTGCACAGAGAGGGCCGAAGGGCATCATGAATCATTTTCTGATGCCCTTCGGCCCTCTCTGCAATTAAAATCCCTCCTGTCCGGTTTTGAGTATCAAAGATATTACCTTCCTGGTCCGCCTGTGAGGCCAGGTTCGATCGTATAGTGATCTTCAGAATCAGAGCTTCCTGAACCTGGACGTGCAGTACCGGTACCGGAGGAACTGCCCGGAGCATTGGAAGTTCCGGAGCTGCCAGGAGCGCTGCCTCCTGTGGAACTGCCCGGAGCGCCGGAATTCCCGGCGCTGCCTGAACTTTCCGAATTCCCAGGGGAAGTCTGTCCGCTGATTCCGGAAGGTCCGCTTCCAGCTTCTGAATTTCCGCTGCCGGGAGTTCCCATCCCTGAACCGGACGATGCTGTTCCTGGTTCTGCGGTTGTCACGCCGCTCATAGAGTTGGTCTCATTCTGGCAGACGCCGTTTTGATCAAAGGTGTAGGTGACGTTGTCAATCACCCGGGAGCAGTCAGAAGCCATCACGCCCGTGGAGGGATCCAGATAATAATACTTTCCGTTTTCCCTCAGCCATCCCTTTACCATATGGCCGCTGCTGTTGAAATAGTACCAGCTGTTATCAATCTGGCGCCAACCCCGGATCATGCGGCCGGAACTCGTGCTCATATAATAACGGTTTCCAGTATTGTCATTGAGCCATCCGGTGAGCATACGGCCGTCAGTATACAGATAGTAGTACTCATTGTCGATTTTCTGCCATCCGGTCAGCATTTTCCCGTCCTGGCCCAGATAATACCAGAGTCCTTTCACCTGCTGCCATCCGGTGCGCATTTTTCCGTCTTCGCCCAGGTAGTACCAGCTTCCGTCAATCTGCTGCCAGCCCACGCGCAGCTTTCCCTCAGGACTTAAGAAATACCAGCCTCCGTCAATCTGCTGCCATCCGGTTTTCATCTTTCCCTCATTGTCAAGGTAGTAGTAGCGCCCGTCAACCAGTCTCCACCCTACAGCCATCTTTCCGTCTGTGCCGAAGTAGTACCAGTACCTGTCTATTTCTTTCCATCCGGTAGTCATCTTTCCATCTGTTCCAATAAAATAGCGGGAGCCTCCGATGTCGGCCCATCCCCGGAGCAGTTCCCCGTTCGGATTGAAATAATACCAGGCGCCGTCTATAGTCAGCCATCCTGTGGCCATGGAACCGTCGCTTTTCATGTAATAATAGGTATCGCCGGATTTCAGCCATCCGGTCATCATGGCTCCGTCTGTTCCGAGATAGAACCATTTCCCGTCAACCTGCTGCCAGCCATAGGCCAGAGCTCCGTCATCCTTCAGGTAATACCATTTAGAGCTGGAGGAATCGCGAAACCATCCCACTGTCATTTTGCCTGAGGATTCGTCGAGATGGAAATATTTTCCTCCCAGCTGCATCCAGCCTCTTCGGGGAGTTCCATCCTCCCCCATGTAGTACCAGCCGTTTCCGTCATTGATCCAGCCCTTCTGCATTTCGTAGTCTTTATAGTAATACCAGTTTCCTCCGATATTTCTCCACTGGTTAGCAGGAATCAGGGAAGAAAAATCTTTGTAGGCAAAGTTGATGTCCACATTGCCGGAGATTCCGGAAACGCTTCCGCTGTTGGTAGCCTGCCACATGGCAGCGTTGGAATAGGAGTGGCGCACATCGTACCAGGCAACCCAGACATCGTAGTTCACGGAACTCATATCAATTTTGTTGGTAAGCCAGTAGTCATTGGCATAGACCATGGGATAATAGCCTGCAGCTCTGATCTTTTTGCAGAAAGCATTGATCACGGCGCTTAGCTCAGAAGGAGAGAGGGCGCTCATCTCCGAGGACTCCACATCAAAGACAACGGGATAGGAGATAGGATAGTCCTTAATCAGATTCAGCACGAAATCAGCCTCCTGTTCAGCCATCTGCGTGGTTGTGGCATAGGAGTAAATATAGGCGCCGACCTTCAGCCCTGCTTCAGCGGCCTTGGATGCGTTGGACTGAAAAAAAGGATCAACGGCATTATTGTATCTGGTTCCAAGCATGACAAACTGGATGTCGTCGGCAGCTACCGCATCCCAGTTGATGCTCTGCTGCCAGTGAGACACATCAATCCCTCTGGCTGCCACTCCGGCAATCGCAGTTCCCGAGCTGTCTGTATAGATACCGTTTACCTTTGTCCAGGCCGCAAATGCGCTCATGGCCGGGTGCAGTGAGAGCGCCCCCAGCAGGCAGGCAAGACCGACTATTTGCAGACGTTTCCTTTGTATCATAAAAACTCCTCCTGTGTAATCGTGTCGATCAAAAATCCATTTTATCCCATTGTATCATAAAAACATACCGTGTGCATAGATGTGCCGAAACTGTTTAATCAGTAAGGGCGCCGAGCTGCTGCAGCTTTTTATAATAGAGCTTTGCATAGCGGTACATGATTAAGGTATACTCGCCGAATTCCTCACCCAGGCTGCTTTTGAAAACTGCCCACAGGCACCAGAGAAAACCTCCCAGAGCTGCACAGGCATAGATGACAAAGCGTTCCTCTTCATCTGGGGAACGCTTCAGATAGAGCTCAATCAGATGATCCATTTCTTCCTCATTGTAATAGGAGTAAATACCGCACATGGCAATATCGATGAGAGGGTCATGCATGCCTGCATATTCCCAGTCAATGATTTTACCGGAGCCGTCCGGGAGAATCAGAAAATTGTCAGGGACGCAGTCAATATGAGAGAGACACTGAGGTCTGTCCATCAGTTCCAGGAGCTCCAGAAGCCGGTTCATGTGACCGCGCACTTCCGGATAATCCTCAAACAGCATTTTTTCCCGTCCGCGGCACAGGCCCTCATAAAAATCGATCCGTTCCCGCAGAGAAAAGGAGTGGGGAACCGAAAGACCGGATTCATGAAGTCTGTGAAGCTCCTTCATAAAGAGCCTCATGTCCTCCTCACTGTGGGGATCTGCATTGCGCGCCCCCTCATAGTAATGGGCGATTTTGTATCCGGTTTTCCCATCAAAATAGACAATGTCCTCTGTCATATGAAGAGGATTGACAGCACGGTAGACAGCCTCTTCCTGCCTTCGGTTGATGAGCTGTTCCGTCCCCGGCCCCGGAATACGGCAGATGTAATGCTTTCCCCGAAGTTCAAACAGGAAAGATTTATTTGTCATTCCTGCCTTCAGACAGCGGATATTGGTGATTTCCTCCTCCTGTATCTCGAAAACTCTGGAAACGAGAGCCAGGGCTTCATTATCAGAGTGATTCTGGTACTTGGGATCAAACTGCCGGAGCTCCTCCAGATTCTCAAATTCGTAAACCTGATTCTCCGGCTGCGGGTTGGAAAAAAGCGCAAGCTCCTGGAGATGTTCCATCAGGGCATTTTCCCAGTAAAACTGTTCGGTGCCAGGCCGGTGATAATAGTCCTCTATAATAGGAAGAAACTCCATCGAAAACTCCCGGGAGAAGAAAGCCGGTCCGTACAGAGCATAGGAATCATGTCCTCCTACAGAAATAGAAGAAATTCGCCCCTTCTTATTGGTTTTTACGCACCATTCAGAAGTGTTTCCCTCCATATAGGAAGTGGAATACCAGGCCCCGCACTCATAGGCGTGGAACATATTGTCCCTGAGCCAGTTGTCTGAGGAGAGAATATACATGTTTCTCCCGCGAAGAACTTCTCTGGCGTGATAGATGGTGGCGAGATTATTCTTAGAAGAATACTCGGGATTATAGAGGAGCTTTACCTGATATTTGTCAATCAGATATTCGAATTTTTCTTTCAGATATCCCACCACAATAGTGATATCGGTGATTCCGACAGAGTGAAGCTGCTTGATCTGGCGTTCGATCATCCGCTCTCCGAAAACCTCAAGAAGTCCCTTGGGCATTTCGAAGGTGAGAGGCACGAAGCGGGAGCCGAAGCCTGCAGCCATAATTAACGCTCCGTCTACCTTATAAGGAAGCAGCAGTGCCATTCCTTTTTCAGTTAATGTATATTTATTCGCCTCAGAATCTATCACAGCCAGCCCCTGCTCCAGGCAGTCGTTTATCAGCCTGTTAGCTGTTCCGAGAGAAATATCCAGCCTCTTTGCCAGCTCCCTCTGTGTAATATCGGGATGCTCCAGAATATTTCTGCATATCAATCCATATCGATCCATAATACCTGCTTTCTGGCTGCTGTTCAAAAAACAGCCTTATAGAATTAAATATGAACATTATAGCATGAAATCAGCAAAAGTACAGCTCAAATCTTAAGATTGTATTGATATTAGTACAATTTTTGATTAATTTTTTTGTTCTGTAATGATTCTGTAAGAAAATGCACAGAGAAATGTTATTGTATTTTGGGTAAAGGTGTATTATGATATGAGTGTATCGGAGGTGAGGCACTTCTGAAAGGGAAATCGTACATATTTACAAAAAAGTGAATGGAAATAAATTTATTTTTTTGTTAAAAAACTATTGATAATTTCCCTTATCCGAAGTATAATAGCCACGTAATGCAGTTAGGAATTTCGAAAAAAATGATTTCAAGAAGAAAAAAGGAGAGTGCATTCATTATGAGAAAGCAGACTAAATTAGTTGCAGTTCTTTCTGCAGCAGCTTTACTCGCTGTAGGCGCTTCCATGACATCTTTCGCAGGTTGGGAGAAGGATGAGGATGGTATCTGGCACTACTATGACAGCGATGATAATATGGTAGAGGACGAGTGGAGAAAGGATGGCTCCAAGTGGTTCTACCTTGACGAAGATGGAAACATGCTGACAGACTCCTGGGTAGACGATGAGTACTACGTAGGTTCTGACGGCGCTATGTTAAAGAATGCCTGGATCAAGACAACAGCTGATGAAGATGTAACAGATCCAGACGAGGACGGAGATCACTGGTACTACTTCGACAGTAAGGGTAAGAAAGTTACTGACGATGATAAGAAGATCAACGGTAAGACTTACTACTTCAACGAAGATGGTGAGATGCTTGACGGCTGGCATGAGGAGAACGGTGACGTTTACTACTTAGGCGGCGAGGACGAAGGCTGGAGAGCAGAGAACCAGTGGTTATGGCTGGAGAAGCCAGGCGATGCTGACGAGGATAACGACGATGAGCAGATCCTTAACTGCGCAGACGAGGACGACTGCGATGACGAGGGCTGGTACTGGTTCGGATCCAACGGCAAGATGTACAAGGATACAGGAAAGAAGAAAGTAAACGGCCGTTACTACATGTTCAACGAGCATGGCCAGATGCTTTACGAGTGGATCAACAACACACCAACAAAGGTAACCGGAACACCTTCCAACGCAGAGCTTGATGGAAATGCTACACCAGGAAGTGCAAGCATCAGCGATATGTACTACTACAACATCGTAGAGGAAGGCTGGAGAGGCGACGGCTGGTATGAGATCGACGGTTCCGAGGACGTTGGAACAGACAGCGATACAGACTGGTACTTCTTCGACGACGGCGAGGCTAAGCATGCTGATGCAAATGCTAAAGATTATGCTACAGACGACGAGGACGGCCCGGTATACGTAGCCAAGATCAAAGTAGACAGCGCCAAGGGCAAGAAGTACTTCGCATTCAACGAGAACGGCCAGATGCAGACAGGCCTTCAGTATATCGCTGACGACGGCGGCTTCTACTACTTCGACGAGAACGGCTATATGCAGGACGGCAAGGTTTCTGACGTAGAGTGCGACGATGATACATATGACTTCTACTTCAACACAAAGAACGGCAAGAACGGCCAGGGCTACACAGGAGAGAAGGACAACTACCTGTACTTCAACGGAAAGAGACTTGAGGCTGACGACGACTACAGACTGTACTACTTAAACGGCGACATTTACCTGGTAAATGACAAGGGCAAAGTTCAGTCTACAAAGAGCGACAGCAAGAAGTACGACATCGAGAACGAGGGTATTGAGACAGAGGATGTTAATGTAACATTCACAGGCAAGAAGGTTAAATCCATCTCTGTACCAGGCGGACAGTCCTACACAGCTGATGAGTTAATTGCTCAGGCTAAGGTGATTATGCAGGCTCAGGGATACGATCCAAGCGAGGATTCTCTTGTATCCATTCCGTTCATCCAGTTATATGATGACGATCAGTATACATACACTGTAGCAGCTGACGGAAAGGTTATCGTAGGATGGCGTGGTCTTAACTAATAATCAATAATCTCCGTTCAGATTATTTGACTTTGGGGAGGTTTCTCTTCCAGCGGATTACACCGCGGGAGGGGAACCTCCTTTTTTGGCCCTTTATCAGAAGAACTTATCATCCAGCTGTCCTATACTTCTCTGCCCATGTATGCCATTGAAAATAGATCTTCGAAATCATCTCTCACCAAAATTTGTTCTGCTTTTAACAGCTTTTTGCTTGTCAATTTGTACAATTTATTAACAAATCATCTTCTTTCACATTGTGTATTTTTTACAAAATTATTATAATTAAAAATAATATCCAAATTTCGGTTATATA is part of the Clostridium sp. M62/1 genome and harbors:
- a CDS encoding GH25 family lysozyme gives rise to the protein MIQRKRLQIVGLACLLGALSLHPAMSAFAAWTKVNGIYTDSSGTAIAGVAARGIDVSHWQQSINWDAVAADDIQFVMLGTRYNNAVDPFFQSNASKAAEAGLKVGAYIYSYATTTQMAEQEADFVLNLIKDYPISYPVVFDVESSEMSALSPSELSAVINAFCKKIRAAGYYPMVYANDYWLTNKIDMSSVNYDVWVAWYDVRHSYSNAAMWQATNSGSVSGISGNVDINFAYKDFSSLIPANQWRNIGGNWYYYKDYEMQKGWINDGNGWYYMGEDGTPRRGWMQLGGKYFHLDESSGKMTVGWFRDSSSSKWYYLKDDGALAYGWQQVDGKWFYLGTDGAMMTGWLKSGDTYYYMKSDGSMATGWLTIDGAWYYFNPNGELLRGWADIGGSRYFIGTDGKMTTGWKEIDRYWYYFGTDGKMAVGWRLVDGRYYYLDNEGKMKTGWQQIDGGWYFLSPEGKLRVGWQQIDGSWYYLGEDGKMRTGWQQVKGLWYYLGQDGKMLTGWQKIDNEYYYLYTDGRMLTGWLNDNTGNRYYMSTSSGRMIRGWRQIDNSWYYFNSSGHMVKGWLRENGKYYYLDPSTGVMASDCSRVIDNVTYTFDQNGVCQNETNSMSGVTTAEPGTASSGSGMGTPGSGNSEAGSGPSGISGQTSPGNSESSGSAGNSGAPGSSTGGSAPGSSGTSNAPGSSSGTGTARPGSGSSDSEDHYTIEPGLTGGPGR
- a CDS encoding glucan-binding protein; translation: MRKQTKLVAVLSAAALLAVGASMTSFAGWEKDEDGIWHYYDSDDNMVEDEWRKDGSKWFYLDEDGNMLTDSWVDDEYYVGSDGAMLKNAWIKTTADEDVTDPDEDGDHWYYFDSKGKKVTDDDKKINGKTYYFNEDGEMLDGWHEENGDVYYLGGEDEGWRAENQWLWLEKPGDADEDNDDEQILNCADEDDCDDEGWYWFGSNGKMYKDTGKKKVNGRYYMFNEHGQMLYEWINNTPTKVTGTPSNAELDGNATPGSASISDMYYYNIVEEGWRGDGWYEIDGSEDVGTDSDTDWYFFDDGEAKHADANAKDYATDDEDGPVYVAKIKVDSAKGKKYFAFNENGQMQTGLQYIADDGGFYYFDENGYMQDGKVSDVECDDDTYDFYFNTKNGKNGQGYTGEKDNYLYFNGKRLEADDDYRLYYLNGDIYLVNDKGKVQSTKSDSKKYDIENEGIETEDVNVTFTGKKVKSISVPGGQSYTADELIAQAKVIMQAQGYDPSEDSLVSIPFIQLYDDDQYTYTVAADGKVIVGWRGLN
- a CDS encoding phosphotransferase, which codes for MDRYGLICRNILEHPDITQRELAKRLDISLGTANRLINDCLEQGLAVIDSEANKYTLTEKGMALLLPYKVDGALIMAAGFGSRFVPLTFEMPKGLLEVFGERMIERQIKQLHSVGITDITIVVGYLKEKFEYLIDKYQVKLLYNPEYSSKNNLATIYHAREVLRGRNMYILSSDNWLRDNMFHAYECGAWYSTSYMEGNTSEWCVKTNKKGRISSISVGGHDSYALYGPAFFSREFSMEFLPIIEDYYHRPGTEQFYWENALMEHLQELALFSNPQPENQVYEFENLEELRQFDPKYQNHSDNEALALVSRVFEIQEEEITNIRCLKAGMTNKSFLFELRGKHYICRIPGPGTEQLINRRQEEAVYRAVNPLHMTEDIVYFDGKTGYKIAHYYEGARNADPHSEEDMRLFMKELHRLHESGLSVPHSFSLRERIDFYEGLCRGREKMLFEDYPEVRGHMNRLLELLELMDRPQCLSHIDCVPDNFLILPDGSGKIIDWEYAGMHDPLIDIAMCGIYSYYNEEEMDHLIELYLKRSPDEEERFVIYACAALGGFLWCLWAVFKSSLGEEFGEYTLIMYRYAKLYYKKLQQLGALTD
- a CDS encoding glutamine synthetase III; the encoded protein is MSSITNVSEIFGKNVFNDSVMRERLPKNVYLKLKKTIEDGTELDPSIADVVAHAMKEWAIERGATHFSHWFQPLTGVTAEKHDSFISVPGSDGRVIMEFSGKELIKGEPDASSFPSGGLRSTFEARGYTTWDCTSPAFLREDTWGVTLYIPTAFCSYRGEALDKKTPLLRSMQAINEQSLRVLRLFGNTTSKRVIPYVGPEQEYFLVDKEKYLQRKDLIYAGRTLFGAMPPKGQEMDDHYFGSIRPRVGAFMKEVNEEMWRLGVTAKTQHNEAAPAQHELAPIYTQVNVAVDHNQMMMEALKRIAGHHGLTCLLHEKPFAGVNGSGKHNNWSLSTDDGINLLNPGDTPHDNMQFLLVLACIMKAVDVHADLLRESTAVPGNDHRLGAAEAPPAIISIFLGEQLEDVVEQLCSTGEATHTKQGDRLSTGVATLPNFVKDATDRNRTSPFAFTGNKFEFRMVGSSDSVSSPNVVLNTIVAEAFKEAADELEKADDFDMALHDFIKRTMSEHKRIIFSGNGYSEEWVEEAERRGLPNLKCGIDSVDSLITDKAIRLFESFGVYTRAELESRAEIEYESYAKTVNIEAKTMIDMAGKQIIPAVIRYTANLAESLTAVQTACPEADTSVQKELLLEASDLLSDMKTALARLTEETEKAAKVEGNKERAYAYHDIVTAAMEELRRPADKLEMIVDKELWPLPSYGDLIFEV